A region from the Paraburkholderia youngii genome encodes:
- a CDS encoding N-acyl-D-amino-acid deacylase family protein: protein MHSHPEAADTLIVGAQLYDGTGAPPVERDVAIRDGRIAAIGNLSNWLAEEVIEAEGRALAPGFIDVHTHDDTHVIRSPQMLPKITQGVTTVIVGNCGISASPVSLKGDPPDPMNLLGERDAFQYPTFADYVSAVNAARPAVNVGALIGHTALRNNQMDRLDRAATAEEIERMCAQLEEALAHGALGLSSGLAYGSAFAAPTEEVMALAEPLAAAGALYTTHMRTEFDAILDAMDEAYRVGRHARVPVVISHLKCAGPSNWGRSVEVLKSLEGARGGQPVGCDCYPYNRSSSTLDLKQVTGDIDITITWSEPHPEMAGKLIKEVAAEWGVSQQEAGKRLQPAGAVYHNMSEDDVRRILSHPATMVGSDGLPNDPLPHPRLWGAFPRVLGHYARDAALLPLEEAVRKMTSLSARRFGLAQRGEVHIGYHADLVLFDPSKVLDLATFDKPQQPAAGIDAVWVNGVLSYRDGAVTGERAGRFVTRGAPSKGDAQGAF from the coding sequence ATGCATTCGCATCCCGAAGCCGCCGACACGCTGATCGTCGGCGCGCAACTGTATGACGGCACGGGCGCCCCGCCTGTAGAGCGCGATGTGGCGATCCGCGACGGGCGCATCGCCGCGATCGGCAATCTGTCGAACTGGCTCGCCGAAGAGGTGATCGAGGCCGAGGGGCGCGCGCTCGCGCCGGGCTTCATCGACGTGCACACGCACGACGACACGCACGTGATCCGCTCGCCGCAGATGCTGCCGAAGATCACCCAGGGCGTGACGACGGTGATCGTCGGCAATTGCGGCATCAGCGCGTCGCCGGTGTCGCTGAAGGGCGATCCGCCCGATCCGATGAACCTGCTCGGCGAGCGCGATGCGTTCCAGTACCCGACCTTCGCCGACTACGTGAGCGCGGTGAACGCCGCGCGGCCGGCGGTGAACGTCGGCGCGCTGATCGGCCACACGGCGTTGCGCAATAACCAGATGGACCGGCTCGATCGCGCGGCGACTGCCGAGGAAATCGAGCGCATGTGCGCGCAGCTCGAGGAAGCGCTCGCGCACGGCGCACTGGGCTTGAGCTCGGGGCTCGCGTACGGTTCGGCGTTCGCCGCGCCGACCGAGGAAGTGATGGCGCTCGCCGAGCCGCTCGCCGCCGCGGGCGCGCTCTATACGACCCACATGCGCACCGAGTTCGACGCGATTCTCGACGCGATGGACGAGGCTTACCGCGTCGGCCGGCATGCGCGCGTGCCGGTCGTGATCTCGCATCTGAAGTGCGCGGGGCCGTCGAACTGGGGGCGCAGCGTCGAAGTGCTGAAGTCGCTCGAAGGCGCGCGCGGCGGGCAGCCGGTCGGTTGCGACTGCTATCCGTACAACCGCAGTTCGTCGACGCTCGATCTGAAGCAGGTGACGGGCGACATCGACATCACGATCACGTGGTCCGAGCCGCATCCGGAGATGGCGGGCAAGCTGATCAAGGAGGTCGCCGCCGAATGGGGTGTCTCGCAGCAGGAAGCGGGCAAGCGCCTGCAGCCGGCAGGCGCGGTCTATCACAACATGTCCGAAGACGACGTGCGGCGCATCCTGTCGCATCCGGCGACGATGGTCGGCTCGGACGGCTTGCCGAACGATCCGCTGCCGCATCCGCGGCTGTGGGGCGCGTTTCCGCGCGTGCTCGGCCACTATGCGCGTGATGCCGCGCTGCTGCCGCTCGAAGAGGCGGTGCGCAAAATGACGAGCCTGTCCGCGCGCCGCTTCGGTCTCGCGCAGCGCGGCGAAGTGCACATCGGCTATCACGCCGACCTCGTGCTGTTCGATCCGTCGAAAGTGCTCGACCTGGCGACTTTCGACAAGCCGCAGCAGCCCGCTGCCGGCATCGACGCGGTGTGGGTCAACGGCGTGCTGTCGTATCGCGACGGCGCGGTGACGGGCGAGAGGGCTGGCCGGTTCGTCACGCGCGGCGCACCGTCGAAGGGCGATGCGCAGGGCGCGTTCTGA
- a CDS encoding MurR/RpiR family transcriptional regulator produces MNSSAEPLAFDIVARIAECAPELRSAERKVAALILDDLTGASRASIGALAQQAEVSIATVTRFAKAVGCRDVRELKLRLAQAAAVGQRFLERDATSDAPEPIATRVFDELQTALAHNHQLLRQAPLAEAAAALRNARMIYVFGMGGGSTALADEMRFRLVRLGRPVATYQDGLLQRMVASTVSRDCVVIALSTTGRVPEMVENCKIARSYGATVVAVTAPTSPLAKLADWLIPIVAFETDFIYKPSSSRYAMMMALDVLVTELAVSQGDESRELLRRMKHALDAHRGGGDRQPLGD; encoded by the coding sequence ATGAACAGTAGCGCCGAACCGCTCGCTTTCGACATCGTCGCGCGCATCGCCGAATGTGCGCCGGAACTGCGCTCGGCCGAACGCAAGGTCGCCGCGCTGATCCTCGACGATCTGACCGGCGCGTCGCGCGCGAGCATCGGCGCGCTCGCGCAGCAGGCCGAGGTCAGCATCGCGACCGTCACGCGCTTCGCGAAGGCGGTTGGCTGCCGCGACGTGCGCGAGCTGAAGCTGCGGCTCGCGCAGGCGGCCGCGGTCGGTCAGCGTTTTCTCGAGCGCGACGCAACAAGTGACGCACCCGAGCCGATCGCCACGCGCGTCTTCGACGAACTGCAAACCGCGCTCGCGCACAATCATCAACTGCTGCGCCAGGCGCCGCTCGCCGAAGCGGCGGCCGCGCTGCGCAATGCGCGCATGATTTACGTGTTCGGCATGGGCGGCGGCTCGACCGCGCTCGCCGACGAAATGCGTTTCAGGCTCGTGCGCCTCGGCCGCCCGGTCGCGACCTATCAGGACGGACTGTTGCAGCGCATGGTGGCGAGCACGGTGTCGCGCGACTGCGTGGTGATCGCGCTGTCCACCACGGGTCGCGTGCCCGAGATGGTCGAGAACTGCAAGATCGCGCGCAGCTACGGCGCGACCGTGGTCGCGGTGACCGCGCCCACGTCGCCACTGGCGAAGCTCGCCGACTGGCTGATCCCGATCGTCGCGTTCGAAACCGATTTCATTTACAAGCCGTCGTCTTCCCGTTACGCGATGATGATGGCGCTCGATGTGCTCGTCACCGAACTTGCCGTCAGCCAGGGCGACGAGAGCCGCGAATTGCTGCGCCGCATGAAGCACGCGCTCGATGCGCACCGCGGCGGCGGCGATCGACAACCGTTAGGAGATTGA
- a CDS encoding amino acid deaminase — MKVTNYQGATIDPYSKGLGMVPGTSVQLKDAARLEWNLLAEDVSLPAAVLYEDRVEHNLKWMQAFVAEYGVKLAPHGKTTMAPQLFRRQLETGAWGITLATAHQVRAAYHGGVSRVLMANQLVGRHNMVMIAELLSDPDFEFFCLVDSAEGVEQLGEFFTSVKKPLQVLLELGVPGGRTGVRDEAQRNAVLDAIARYPDVLKLAGVELYEGVLKEEADVRAFLQGAVAVTRELVEQGRFARSPAVLSGAGSAWYDVVAEEFAQATQTGKVEVVLRPGCYLTHDVGIYRKAQTDIFKRNPVAKKMGEGLLPALQLWAYVQSIPEPDRAIIGLGKRDSAFDAGMPEPARHYRPGNEAPRDIAASEGWEIFGLMDQHAYLRIPAGADLKVGDMIAFDISHPCLTFDKWKQVLVLDPQYRVKEVIETFF; from the coding sequence ATGAAAGTTACAAACTATCAGGGCGCGACGATTGATCCTTATAGCAAGGGCTTGGGCATGGTTCCGGGCACGAGCGTCCAGCTGAAGGACGCCGCGCGCCTCGAGTGGAACCTGCTCGCCGAGGACGTGAGCCTGCCGGCCGCCGTGCTGTACGAGGATCGCGTCGAGCACAACCTGAAGTGGATGCAGGCGTTCGTCGCCGAATACGGCGTCAAGCTCGCGCCGCACGGTAAGACCACGATGGCGCCGCAGCTGTTTCGCCGTCAGCTCGAAACCGGCGCGTGGGGTATCACGCTAGCCACCGCCCATCAGGTGCGCGCGGCGTATCACGGCGGCGTGTCGCGCGTCCTGATGGCGAATCAGCTGGTCGGCCGCCACAACATGGTGATGATCGCCGAATTGCTCAGCGATCCGGATTTCGAATTCTTCTGCCTCGTCGATTCGGCCGAAGGGGTCGAGCAACTCGGCGAATTCTTCACGTCGGTGAAGAAGCCGCTGCAGGTACTGCTCGAACTCGGCGTGCCGGGCGGGCGCACCGGCGTGCGCGATGAAGCGCAGCGCAACGCGGTGCTGGACGCGATCGCGCGCTATCCGGACGTGCTGAAGCTCGCGGGCGTCGAACTGTACGAAGGCGTGCTGAAGGAAGAAGCCGACGTGCGCGCGTTCCTGCAAGGTGCGGTTGCAGTTACGCGCGAGCTAGTCGAGCAAGGACGTTTCGCGCGTTCGCCGGCGGTGTTATCCGGCGCAGGATCGGCGTGGTACGACGTGGTCGCGGAAGAATTCGCGCAGGCGACGCAAACCGGCAAGGTCGAGGTCGTGCTGCGGCCCGGCTGCTACCTGACGCATGACGTGGGCATCTATCGCAAGGCGCAGACCGACATCTTCAAGCGCAATCCGGTCGCGAAGAAAATGGGCGAAGGCTTGCTGCCGGCGCTGCAATTGTGGGCGTACGTGCAGTCGATTCCCGAGCCGGATCGCGCGATCATCGGCCTCGGCAAACGCGACTCCGCGTTCGACGCGGGCATGCCGGAGCCGGCGCGCCACTATCGTCCGGGCAACGAGGCGCCGCGCGACATCGCCGCGAGCGAAGGCTGGGAAATCTTCGGTCTGATGGATCAGCACGCGTATCTGCGCATCCCCGCCGGCGCCGATCTGAAAGTGGGTGACATGATCGCGTTCGACATCTCGCATCCGTGCCTGACGTTCGACAAGTGGAAGCAGGTGCTGGTCCTCGATCCGCAGTATCGCGTGAAGGAAGTGATCGAGACGTTTTTCTGA
- a CDS encoding MarR family winged helix-turn-helix transcriptional regulator, giving the protein MEEQDRVAVMQQFGRTYRAFMSAFETQVGHPLPRWRILLALHEQAGESSQKRLVERLRVDPGALTRQLKALESLGWIARSMDARDNRVTNVRLTEAGRDATEASLPRRQAFLHDTMAGLPDEALAALSSALKMLETRIGEVAANAGAAAGAAGAAQETAGDEAAQRV; this is encoded by the coding sequence ATGGAAGAACAGGACCGCGTCGCCGTCATGCAGCAATTTGGCCGCACGTATCGGGCATTCATGTCGGCATTCGAGACCCAGGTGGGTCATCCGCTGCCACGCTGGCGCATTCTGCTCGCGCTGCACGAGCAGGCCGGCGAGTCGTCGCAGAAGCGGCTCGTCGAGCGGCTACGCGTCGATCCGGGCGCGCTGACGCGGCAGTTGAAGGCGCTCGAAAGCCTGGGCTGGATCGCCCGCAGCATGGATGCGCGCGATAACCGCGTGACCAACGTGCGCCTGACTGAAGCAGGTCGCGACGCGACCGAAGCGAGCCTGCCGCGTCGCCAGGCGTTCTTGCACGACACGATGGCAGGGTTGCCGGATGAGGCGCTCGCGGCGTTGTCGAGCGCGCTGAAAATGCTGGAGACGCGCATCGGCGAAGTGGCGGCCAATGCGGGCGCAGCGGCCGGCGCCGCTGGAGCAGCCCAGGAAACCGCCGGCGACGAGGCGGCCCAACGCGTGTGA